The following proteins are encoded in a genomic region of Bernardetia sp. MNP-M8:
- a CDS encoding CvpA family protein, producing MLNLLLEIGAADKSFWDYSFKIGDVILLLLLGFGAYQGYLKGIIVELLSLFILIFIVYWVMTGTYLGFNSLQESDVVGKFSKTTTPFLTFLIITILLALLMEFLGNLGRKFLRFTLFGSADSFIGAIFSLVKYCFVIGLVMVLCIDIGLFQEAEIREKSLLMPLVMDVFSYIVLVLDGIGVEINDLLAGISNLLRRY from the coding sequence ATGTTAAATCTTCTCTTAGAAATCGGTGCAGCAGACAAATCATTTTGGGATTATTCCTTCAAAATTGGAGACGTAATCTTACTTTTGCTTCTTGGTTTTGGTGCATATCAAGGCTATCTAAAAGGAATTATTGTAGAACTGTTATCTTTATTTATACTTATTTTTATTGTCTATTGGGTAATGACGGGTACATATTTGGGTTTTAACTCTCTTCAAGAAAGTGATGTAGTAGGAAAATTTTCCAAAACAACGACTCCTTTTCTAACCTTTCTTATTATTACTATTCTGTTAGCTCTTTTGATGGAGTTTTTAGGAAACTTGGGTAGAAAATTTCTACGATTTACTCTTTTCGGTTCTGCTGATTCATTTATAGGAGCTATTTTTAGTCTCGTCAAATATTGTTTTGTAATTGGTCTTGTAATGGTTCTTTGTATAGATATTGGTCTTTTTCAAGAAGCTGAAATCAGAGAAAAATCATTGCTTATGCCTCTAGTGATGGATGTTTTTTCTTATATTGTTCTTGTTTTGGACGGAATAGGCGTAGAAATAAATGATCTCTTGGCAGGTATTAGTAATTTGCTTAGAAGGTATTAG
- a CDS encoding DNA polymerase III subunit gamma/tau, with translation MENYVVSARKYRPDTFDAVVGQSHITDTLKNAIRSSQLAQAFLFCGPRGVGKTTCSRILAKTINCLNITPETEPCDECTSCKSFNSGNSLNISELDAASNNSVEDIRNLIEQVRYPPQAGKKKVYIIDEVHMLSNQAFNAFLKTLEEPPSYAIFILATTEKHKIIPTILSRCQIFDFNRIQPNDVARHLEKIAIKENVEAEEEALQLIGRKADGALRDALSIFDMLVTFSPDRKLTYVRAIDNLHVLDYDYYFKLTDAFLSRNHTEALLIFDEILKKGFDGHNFVVGLCEHLRDLLVSKDAATVSLLELSESIKEKYKSQAAASSFSFLMSALNLASACELGYKNSKNQRLHVEMTLLKLSHVMAALSIPQLVEDLKKKD, from the coding sequence ATGGAAAATTATGTAGTTTCGGCACGTAAGTATCGCCCAGATACTTTTGATGCTGTCGTCGGACAATCTCACATCACGGATACTCTCAAAAACGCAATTCGCTCAAGCCAACTTGCACAGGCTTTTTTGTTTTGTGGCCCTCGTGGTGTTGGTAAAACAACTTGTTCTCGTATTTTGGCAAAGACAATCAATTGTTTGAATATTACGCCAGAAACAGAACCTTGCGATGAGTGTACGTCATGTAAATCTTTTAATAGTGGTAATTCACTTAATATTAGTGAATTGGATGCAGCTTCGAATAACTCAGTTGAAGATATTCGTAATCTAATTGAGCAAGTGCGTTATCCTCCTCAGGCTGGAAAAAAGAAAGTCTATATTATTGATGAGGTTCACATGCTTTCCAATCAAGCCTTTAATGCTTTTTTGAAGACTTTGGAAGAGCCACCTTCGTATGCTATTTTTATTTTGGCAACGACAGAAAAACACAAAATCATTCCTACTATTCTTTCTCGTTGTCAGATTTTTGATTTTAATAGAATTCAGCCCAATGATGTAGCTCGTCATTTAGAAAAAATTGCTATCAAAGAAAATGTAGAAGCAGAAGAAGAGGCTTTACAACTTATCGGAAGAAAAGCTGATGGTGCTTTGCGTGATGCTCTTTCTATTTTTGATATGCTAGTTACGTTTTCACCTGACCGAAAGCTAACTTATGTTCGTGCTATCGATAATTTGCATGTCTTGGATTATGATTATTACTTTAAATTGACAGATGCCTTTTTGAGTAGAAATCATACTGAAGCCTTACTTATTTTTGATGAAATATTGAAAAAAGGGTTTGACGGACATAATTTTGTAGTTGGTCTTTGTGAGCATTTACGTGATTTATTGGTTTCAAAAGATGCTGCAACGGTTTCTTTATTAGAACTTTCTGAATCGATAAAAGAAAAATATAAATCTCAAGCTGCTGCATCTTCTTTTTCATTTTTGATGTCGGCTCTTAATTTGGCTTCTGCTTGTGAGTTGGGATATAAAAACAGCAAAAATCAGCGTCTTCATGTAGAAATGACACTTTTGAAACTTTCTCATGTAATGGCTGCACTTTCTATTCCTCAACTGGTGGAAGATTTAAAAAAAAAAGACTAG
- a CDS encoding valine--tRNA ligase has translation MKELSNTYQPTEIEDKWYEYWLENKFFEAQVNPEKESYTVVIPPPNVTGVLHMGHMLNNTIQDILVRRARMQGFEALWVPGTDHASIATEAKVVRLLREQGIKKSDLTREQFLAHAYEWKDKYGGIILEQLKKLGASCDWNRTGFTMDEGYYKAVIRVFVDMYKKGYIYRSLRMVNWDCEAQTTISNEEIIYKEEGERAFLYHTKYELEDGGTITIATQRPETIMGDVAIAVNPTDERFKHLIGKNAIVPFIGRKIPIIGDEYVEIDFGTGLLKVTPAHDPNDYEIGQRHNLPVIDTINDDGTLNDKCEMPEMVGKDRFEVRKLITKKLEEAGLLVEKEEVVSRIGRSERTGSVVEPKLSLQWFIKMKEISATALEVVEKDEIILHPAKFKNTYRHWMENVRDWCISRQLWWGHQIPAYFYGDGDDDFVVAETKEEALQLIKEKTGKEVTENDIRQDDDVLDTWASSWLWPIAVFDGFNDECFDKETGKIDLSKNKELDFFYPTQVLVTAPEILFFWVARMIIAGYEYTGKRPFKDVYLTGIVRDKQGRKMSKSLGNSPDPLDLIKQYGADGVRVGMLFSSPAGNDLPFDEKLCFQGSKFSNKIWNAFLLLKSLEQTSDAIPQGNQVAINWFEAKLNQSLTEIENHYKEYRISDALLGVYKLIWDEFCSNYLEMIKPAYGSPIDKGTYNKTIEFFETLMKILHPFMPFITEELWHLLNERGEKEAIIVAEYPKVKEFDAAILEKTEQIFEIVSQVGKVRNAKNISPKEKLDLFVKTSNAAFYDEYLSLIQKLAGVDKINFTDEKPNPAMSFVVKGDEFSVPVQINVEEERQNLEKEIKYTKGFLVSVDKKLSNERFVNNAKPDIIEKERQKKADAEAKIKALEEALLSLV, from the coding sequence ATGAAAGAACTTAGCAACACCTACCAACCCACCGAGATAGAAGACAAGTGGTATGAATACTGGCTTGAAAACAAGTTTTTTGAAGCTCAAGTAAATCCTGAAAAAGAATCTTATACTGTCGTTATTCCTCCACCAAATGTTACAGGTGTCCTTCACATGGGACACATGCTCAACAATACCATTCAAGATATTTTGGTGCGTCGTGCCAGAATGCAGGGATTTGAGGCTCTTTGGGTACCAGGGACTGACCACGCATCTATCGCTACGGAGGCTAAAGTAGTTCGTTTGCTTCGTGAACAAGGAATTAAAAAATCTGACCTTACAAGAGAACAGTTTTTGGCTCATGCTTATGAGTGGAAAGACAAATACGGTGGAATCATTCTTGAGCAGCTCAAAAAACTAGGGGCTAGTTGTGATTGGAATCGTACAGGTTTTACAATGGATGAAGGTTATTATAAAGCTGTTATTCGTGTTTTTGTTGATATGTATAAAAAAGGCTATATCTATCGTAGCCTGAGAATGGTAAACTGGGATTGTGAAGCTCAGACAACTATTTCAAATGAAGAAATAATCTATAAAGAAGAAGGCGAAAGAGCATTTTTATATCATACAAAATATGAATTAGAAGACGGAGGAACAATCACAATAGCAACACAAAGACCTGAAACAATTATGGGTGATGTTGCCATTGCTGTAAATCCAACCGATGAGCGTTTCAAACATTTAATAGGTAAAAATGCAATTGTTCCTTTTATTGGTCGTAAAATTCCAATTATTGGAGATGAGTATGTAGAAATAGATTTTGGAACAGGATTATTGAAAGTTACGCCTGCACACGATCCAAATGACTACGAAATCGGACAAAGACATAATTTACCAGTTATTGATACAATTAATGACGATGGAACTTTAAACGATAAATGTGAAATGCCAGAAATGGTAGGAAAAGACCGTTTTGAGGTTCGTAAATTGATTACAAAGAAATTAGAAGAAGCAGGTTTATTAGTAGAAAAAGAAGAAGTTGTTTCAAGAATCGGTCGTTCTGAACGCACAGGAAGCGTTGTTGAGCCAAAATTATCGTTGCAATGGTTTATCAAAATGAAAGAAATTTCTGCGACGGCTTTAGAAGTTGTTGAGAAAGATGAAATCATTTTACACCCTGCAAAATTCAAAAATACATACCGTCATTGGATGGAAAATGTAAGAGATTGGTGTATTTCTCGTCAGCTTTGGTGGGGACATCAAATTCCTGCTTATTTCTATGGAGATGGAGATGATGATTTTGTTGTAGCCGAAACTAAGGAAGAAGCTCTGCAATTGATCAAAGAAAAAACAGGAAAAGAAGTAACTGAAAATGATATTCGTCAAGACGATGATGTTTTGGATACGTGGGCTTCTTCTTGGCTTTGGCCTATCGCTGTTTTTGATGGATTTAATGATGAATGTTTTGATAAAGAAACAGGAAAAATTGATTTATCTAAAAATAAAGAATTAGACTTTTTCTATCCTACACAAGTTTTGGTAACTGCGCCTGAGATTCTTTTCTTTTGGGTAGCCCGAATGATAATTGCAGGTTACGAATATACAGGCAAACGTCCGTTTAAAGATGTTTATTTGACAGGAATTGTACGAGATAAGCAAGGTAGAAAAATGTCTAAGTCATTAGGAAATTCGCCTGACCCATTAGATTTAATCAAACAGTATGGTGCTGATGGGGTTCGTGTAGGAATGCTTTTCTCTTCTCCAGCAGGAAATGATTTGCCTTTTGATGAGAAATTATGCTTTCAAGGAAGTAAATTTTCTAATAAAATATGGAATGCTTTCTTACTTTTGAAGTCCCTTGAACAAACAAGTGATGCTATTCCACAAGGAAATCAAGTGGCGATAAATTGGTTTGAAGCAAAACTAAATCAGTCTTTGACAGAAATTGAGAATCATTATAAAGAATATCGTATTTCTGATGCGCTTTTGGGGGTTTATAAATTGATTTGGGACGAATTCTGCTCTAATTATTTAGAAATGATAAAGCCTGCCTACGGTTCTCCAATTGATAAAGGAACATACAATAAAACAATTGAGTTTTTCGAAACACTCATGAAAATTTTACATCCTTTTATGCCATTTATCACAGAAGAGCTTTGGCATTTATTAAATGAAAGAGGAGAAAAAGAAGCGATTATAGTTGCAGAATATCCAAAAGTAAAAGAATTTGATGCTGCTATTTTAGAAAAAACAGAACAGATTTTTGAAATAGTTTCTCAGGTTGGAAAGGTTAGAAATGCTAAAAATATTTCTCCTAAAGAAAAGCTAGATTTATTTGTAAAAACGTCTAATGCTGCTTTTTATGATGAATATCTTTCTCTGATTCAGAAATTAGCAGGAGTTGATAAAATCAATTTTACAGACGAAAAGCCAAATCCAGCTATGAGTTTTGTAGTAAAAGGAGATGAGTTTTCTGTTCCAGTTCAGATTAATGTAGAAGAAGAACGTCAAAACTTAGAGAAAGAAATCAAATATACAAAAGGCTTTTTGGTAAGTGTTGATAAAAAACTTTCAAATGAGCGTTTTGTAAATAATGCCAAACCTGATATTATTGAAAAAGAACGTCAAAAGAAAGCTGACGCAGAAGCCAAAATTAAAGCTTTGGAAGAAGCTTTGTTAAGTTTGGTTTAA
- a CDS encoding alpha/beta hydrolase, with translation MNLEKDFTTQILNLEDDYEGKVIATLVSCNANTGNRKSVIYIHGYIDYFFHPHVAEKFIENGFDFYALDLRKYGRSWLPHQRENYCKSITEYFEEITMAINQIYEKNQSPIYLFGHSTGGLTASNYANFGEEKNKISGLILNSPFLDFYDSEFKKNATLAACNMLTLFLDYTYINNMLSPVYVQSIHKDFKGEWDFNLKWKYTKGFPTYFKWVLAIDEAHERLQKHSAIQVPVLVMHSSASTKLSKFSEEAMQKDIVLDIEDIKQRGAKLGDKVTLLEVENAMHDIFLSSKIVREKAFEGMFEWLLNK, from the coding sequence ATGAACTTAGAAAAAGACTTTACTACCCAAATTTTAAATTTAGAAGATGATTATGAAGGAAAAGTAATTGCTACACTTGTTTCTTGTAATGCCAACACAGGAAATAGAAAAAGTGTAATTTATATTCATGGTTATATTGATTATTTTTTTCATCCCCATGTAGCTGAAAAGTTTATTGAAAATGGGTTTGATTTTTATGCGCTAGACCTTCGTAAATATGGGCGTTCGTGGCTTCCTCACCAAAGAGAAAACTATTGTAAATCTATTACAGAATATTTTGAGGAAATAACAATGGCAATTAATCAGATTTACGAAAAAAATCAGTCGCCTATTTATCTATTTGGACACTCTACAGGAGGACTTACAGCGTCTAATTATGCCAATTTTGGAGAAGAAAAAAATAAAATAAGTGGTCTTATCCTGAACTCTCCTTTTTTAGATTTCTATGATTCTGAGTTTAAAAAGAATGCTACTTTAGCTGCTTGTAATATGCTTACTTTATTTTTAGATTATACGTATATCAATAATATGCTTTCGCCTGTTTATGTACAAAGTATTCACAAAGATTTTAAAGGAGAATGGGATTTTAATTTGAAATGGAAATATACAAAAGGCTTTCCTACTTATTTCAAATGGGTTTTGGCAATTGATGAGGCACACGAAAGATTACAAAAACACTCAGCTATTCAAGTTCCTGTTTTGGTTATGCACTCTTCTGCTTCTACCAAACTTTCCAAGTTTTCAGAAGAAGCTATGCAAAAAGATATTGTTTTGGATATAGAAGATATAAAACAAAGAGGTGCAAAACTAGGTGATAAAGTTACTTTATTAGAAGTAGAAAATGCGATGCACGATATATTTTTATCTTCAAAAATAGTTAGAGAAAAGGCTTTTGAAGGAATGTTTGAATGGCTTTTGAATAAATAA
- a CDS encoding ABC transporter substrate-binding protein yields the protein MKKLRIALDWTPNINHIGIFVAKELGFYKELEIETTIINPLEDNYTVTPGKKLELNETDFAIAPFETVISLNNKKNVVDAIAVFAILQEDISSIATLKSSKIDRPQLLDGKIYASYKARYEDYIVKQMVKNDGGTGAIELVYPEKLGIWNILLENKADATWIFNNWEAIEAESKKVELNKFSLGDFDIPYCYSPVIITKNSNLKKQKEEYSNFIKATQKGYLYALENKLEAIKILEKHLTEYDKQNIDLEKSINFTAPYFKTDSECGSIKPKRVSSFLNWLVDNKLENERILHQDLFTNELLK from the coding sequence ATGAAAAAATTAAGAATCGCTTTAGATTGGACACCAAACATCAATCATATCGGAATCTTTGTAGCAAAAGAACTAGGATTTTATAAAGAATTGGAGATAGAAACAACTATTATAAATCCTTTAGAGGATAATTATACAGTTACTCCTGGTAAAAAATTAGAGCTAAATGAAACTGATTTTGCTATTGCACCTTTCGAAACTGTGATTAGTCTAAACAACAAAAAAAATGTAGTTGATGCTATTGCTGTTTTCGCCATTTTACAAGAAGATATTAGCAGTATTGCAACACTAAAATCTTCAAAAATAGATAGACCTCAACTTTTAGATGGAAAAATATATGCTTCTTATAAAGCACGTTATGAAGACTATATTGTGAAACAAATGGTCAAAAATGATGGAGGAACTGGAGCTATTGAATTAGTATATCCTGAAAAACTAGGAATCTGGAACATTTTATTGGAAAACAAAGCTGATGCGACTTGGATATTCAATAACTGGGAAGCAATAGAAGCTGAATCAAAAAAGGTAGAACTCAATAAATTTTCTTTAGGCGATTTTGATATTCCCTATTGTTATTCTCCTGTCATTATTACAAAAAACAGCAATTTGAAAAAACAAAAAGAGGAATATTCAAATTTTATAAAAGCTACTCAAAAAGGATATTTATACGCCCTAGAAAATAAATTAGAAGCTATAAAAATCCTAGAAAAACACCTAACAGAATACGATAAGCAAAATATTGATTTAGAAAAGTCAATTAATTTTACTGCTCCATATTTTAAAACTGATTCAGAATGTGGTTCTATCAAACCCAAAAGAGTAAGTTCATTTCTAAATTGGCTTGTTGATAATAAACTAGAAAATGAAAGAATTCTTCATCAAGATTTGTTTACAAATGAATTATTGAAATAA
- a CDS encoding transglutaminase domain-containing protein → MIRFFCILFFFITGVAKAQLSDFENVDFRKADSVANHYKGESLKNLPLLSYNLTNSLPSQVEKFRAIYTWVSTNIENDYWGYVKNKQKRKQFQNDSLALRNWNKSYLPKVAEKLIKEQKTLCTGYAYLVKELADISDIKCEIVNGYGKTASSNMDEENSIPNHSWNAVELDNKWYLCDATWSSGFFDVDKNEFISEYNDGYFLAEPKLFIKNHYPLDKKWMLLENKPILSQFLNAPLIYKYAFNYQLIPVEPQKMKIEIGKNETISFLFEAPDSLNTEAIELELGSGASKYSKKPIINRTKEGFLELKYTFEKLGHYDVHIKIDNKYLVTYTVRVRRKTK, encoded by the coding sequence ATGATTCGATTTTTCTGTATTTTATTCTTTTTCATTACTGGAGTAGCTAAAGCACAGCTCAGCGATTTTGAAAATGTAGATTTTCGTAAAGCTGATAGTGTTGCAAATCACTACAAAGGCGAGAGCTTAAAAAACTTGCCTTTACTTTCTTATAATTTGACAAATTCGTTACCTTCTCAAGTAGAAAAATTTAGAGCAATATATACTTGGGTAAGTACCAATATTGAAAATGATTATTGGGGATATGTCAAAAATAAACAGAAACGCAAACAGTTTCAAAATGATAGTTTGGCTTTACGTAATTGGAATAAATCATATCTACCAAAAGTAGCTGAGAAATTAATCAAAGAACAAAAAACGCTTTGTACAGGCTATGCTTATTTAGTGAAAGAATTGGCAGATATATCTGATATAAAGTGCGAAATTGTGAACGGTTATGGAAAGACTGCAAGTAGTAATATGGATGAGGAAAACAGCATTCCAAATCACTCATGGAATGCAGTAGAACTGGATAACAAATGGTATCTCTGTGATGCAACTTGGTCAAGTGGATTTTTTGATGTAGATAAAAATGAGTTTATTTCAGAATATAATGACGGTTATTTTTTAGCTGAACCTAAGTTATTTATCAAAAATCATTATCCTTTAGATAAAAAATGGATGTTATTGGAAAATAAACCTATTCTTTCTCAATTCCTAAATGCACCATTGATTTATAAATATGCTTTCAATTATCAGCTTATTCCAGTAGAACCTCAAAAAATGAAAATAGAGATAGGGAAAAATGAAACAATTAGTTTTTTATTTGAAGCTCCCGATTCACTCAACACAGAAGCTATTGAGCTAGAACTAGGTTCAGGTGCTTCTAAATATTCTAAAAAACCTATCATTAATAGAACCAAAGAAGGATTTTTAGAATTAAAATATACTTTTGAAAAGTTAGGTCATTATGATGTTCATATAAAAATTGATAATAAATATCTTGTTACTTATACGGTCAGAGTTAGAAGAAAGACAAAGTAG
- a CDS encoding carboxypeptidase-like regulatory domain-containing protein, with protein sequence MKPNITLGINKPCSEKFENFKATQAGGFCGSCQKEVIDFTQMTDKEIIAYFQNNQKKTCGRFNESQLKTYSTLIPSKRTYSLKKIGIGLMSFSLLSLLTISKSQAQQTNPTVITEASEKKENSNEEINSTTDKTITITGNVSCPEYGALPGATVQLKGTNRGTTTDLEGNFSITVPSSDYDNILVIRFVGYVTQEITITKNTSLNLTFQLHEEYDLMGEVSVNEVYQSKQTVWQKFKGLFR encoded by the coding sequence ATGAAACCAAATATTACTCTTGGTATTAATAAGCCATGTTCAGAAAAGTTTGAGAATTTTAAAGCTACACAAGCAGGTGGCTTTTGTGGTTCTTGTCAGAAAGAAGTCATAGACTTTACCCAAATGACTGATAAAGAGATTATAGCCTATTTTCAAAATAATCAAAAAAAGACCTGTGGTCGCTTTAATGAATCTCAACTCAAAACCTATTCGACTCTTATTCCTTCAAAAAGAACGTATAGCTTGAAAAAAATAGGAATTGGTTTAATGAGTTTTTCTCTTCTTTCTCTTTTGACAATTAGTAAAAGTCAAGCCCAACAGACTAATCCAACTGTGATTACAGAAGCATCTGAAAAGAAAGAAAATAGTAATGAAGAGATAAATTCTACTACAGATAAAACAATTACCATAACAGGAAATGTTAGCTGTCCAGAATATGGTGCTTTACCAGGAGCAACTGTTCAATTAAAGGGAACTAATAGAGGAACTACTACAGACCTAGAGGGAAATTTTAGTATTACAGTTCCTAGTTCTGATTATGACAATATTTTAGTAATACGTTTTGTCGGTTATGTAACACAGGAAATAACAATAACAAAAAATACATCACTAAATTTAACATTCCAATTGCATGAAGAATATGATCTTATGGGAGAAGTAAGTGTCAATGAAGTTTATCAATCAAAACAAACAGTTTGGCAAAAATTTAAAGGTTTATTTAGATGA
- the pheT gene encoding phenylalanine--tRNA ligase subunit beta yields the protein MNISLSWLKKYIQLEESAEKIAEYLTETGLEVEGIETFEQIKGGLEGFVVGEVMTCEPHSNSDHLNCTTVNIGAEENLSIVCGAENVAKGQKVIVATIGTMLYPEDGEPFKIKKGKIRGEVSEGMICAEDEMGLGKSHDGILVLEGEKAQVKNGTPASQVFDLQNDIVLEIGLTPNRVDAASHYGTARDLKARLKREISKPSIEEFDSLKKEINKTDAVQVEIANAEACPRYAGVTIKNVKVADSPAWLKMALESIGQKSINNVVDITNYVLHSFGQPLHAFDADKIKGNKIVVSTLKEKTEFVALDKETYKLAESDLMICDSELNPLCIAGVFGGLDSGVSDSTTNIFLESAYFSPDFVRKTSKIHDLFTDASFRFARGTDPNNVLYPLKYAALLIQEIAGTEETIFSEVTDLYPQKIENPTFEVSYNYLNTLIGNDIPKETVKRILTDLDIEVVKENTNENDDKITVSVPTYRVDVLQPADIAEEVLRIYGLNNIDFPQTAATDYIAPSISKDQEIRKKTADILVGMGFSEMMNNSLTSSNYAKALEIEATSVKMLNPLSEDLDVMRQSLLFGGLESITRNLNRQEELIKGFEFGKVYHKIAEPKDDEHKYFEEWQLGIFLVGSTPTSWNKKATPVDYFQLSSVVQRILKAVGFDISDFDQNKLSEDKELQYGIELTKRTGKDSFEQILKMGLVKKKLCKLTETNAEVFYAQIRWEVLLNQKTKPREFSALSKFPVVRRDLSIVLDKKVSFAELEKVAQKTERKILQNVSVFDIYEGDKIEEGKKSYSVAFSLQDKDKTLDEKTIEKTMQRLIAAYEKEVGALIRK from the coding sequence ATGAACATTTCACTTAGCTGGCTCAAAAAATACATTCAACTTGAAGAATCTGCCGAAAAAATAGCAGAATACCTTACCGAAACAGGACTAGAAGTAGAAGGAATTGAAACTTTCGAACAAATAAAAGGTGGTTTAGAAGGTTTTGTAGTGGGCGAAGTCATGACGTGTGAGCCTCATTCAAATTCTGATCATTTGAATTGCACAACAGTTAATATTGGAGCAGAAGAAAATTTATCCATCGTTTGTGGTGCTGAAAACGTAGCCAAAGGACAAAAAGTAATTGTTGCTACAATCGGTACAATGCTTTATCCAGAAGATGGTGAACCGTTCAAAATCAAAAAAGGAAAAATCAGAGGAGAAGTTTCCGAAGGAATGATTTGTGCCGAAGATGAAATGGGATTAGGTAAATCACACGACGGAATTTTGGTTTTGGAAGGCGAAAAAGCACAAGTTAAAAATGGAACTCCTGCAAGTCAAGTTTTTGATTTACAAAATGATATAGTTTTAGAGATTGGTCTTACTCCAAACCGAGTAGATGCAGCTTCACATTATGGAACGGCTAGAGATTTGAAAGCTCGTCTGAAACGTGAAATTTCTAAGCCTAGCATTGAAGAGTTTGATTCTTTAAAGAAAGAAATTAATAAAACTGATGCTGTTCAAGTAGAAATTGCAAATGCTGAGGCGTGTCCAAGATATGCAGGTGTAACAATCAAAAATGTAAAAGTTGCAGATTCTCCAGCGTGGCTCAAAATGGCTTTGGAATCTATTGGACAGAAATCAATCAATAATGTAGTAGATATTACAAACTATGTTTTGCATTCTTTTGGTCAGCCTTTACACGCCTTTGATGCTGATAAAATTAAGGGAAATAAAATTGTAGTTTCAACTTTAAAGGAGAAAACAGAATTTGTAGCCTTAGATAAAGAAACGTATAAATTAGCAGAAAGCGATTTGATGATTTGTGATTCTGAGCTAAATCCTCTTTGTATTGCTGGTGTTTTTGGTGGTCTGGATTCGGGTGTTTCTGATTCTACTACGAATATATTTTTAGAGTCAGCTTATTTTTCGCCTGATTTTGTTCGTAAAACTTCAAAAATTCACGACCTTTTTACAGATGCTTCTTTCCGTTTTGCTCGTGGAACTGACCCAAATAATGTTCTTTATCCACTCAAATACGCAGCTTTATTAATTCAAGAAATTGCAGGAACAGAAGAAACAATTTTTAGTGAAGTTACCGATTTGTATCCTCAAAAAATTGAAAATCCGACTTTTGAAGTTTCTTACAATTACCTAAATACACTTATCGGAAATGATATTCCGAAGGAAACTGTAAAACGTATTTTGACTGATTTAGATATTGAAGTAGTAAAAGAAAATACGAACGAGAATGATGATAAAATAACTGTTTCAGTTCCAACTTATCGTGTCGATGTACTTCAACCTGCTGATATTGCTGAAGAAGTTTTGCGTATTTATGGACTGAATAATATTGATTTTCCACAGACGGCAGCAACGGATTATATTGCACCTTCCATTTCGAAAGACCAAGAAATTCGTAAGAAAACGGCTGATATTTTGGTAGGAATGGGCTTTTCAGAAATGATGAATAATTCGCTTACTTCGTCAAATTACGCAAAGGCTTTAGAAATAGAAGCTACAAGTGTAAAAATGCTCAATCCACTTAGTGAAGATTTGGACGTAATGCGTCAGAGTTTGCTTTTTGGTGGTTTGGAAAGCATTACAAGAAATTTGAATAGACAAGAAGAACTCATAAAAGGATTTGAGTTTGGAAAAGTATATCATAAAATAGCAGAACCTAAAGACGACGAACACAAATACTTTGAAGAATGGCAATTAGGTATTTTCTTAGTTGGTTCTACGCCTACTTCTTGGAATAAAAAAGCTACTCCAGTCGATTATTTCCAGCTTTCTAGTGTCGTTCAACGAATTTTAAAAGCTGTAGGATTTGATATTTCTGATTTTGACCAAAATAAATTAAGTGAAGATAAGGAACTTCAATACGGCATCGAACTTACAAAAAGAACAGGAAAAGATTCTTTTGAGCAGATTTTGAAAATGGGATTGGTAAAGAAAAAACTATGTAAACTGACAGAAACAAATGCAGAAGTTTTTTATGCTCAAATTCGTTGGGAAGTTTTATTAAATCAAAAAACAAAACCAAGAGAGTTTTCTGCGCTTTCAAAATTCCCTGTTGTACGTCGTGATTTGTCTATCGTTTTGGATAAAAAAGTTTCTTTTGCAGAACTTGAAAAAGTAGCTCAAAAAACAGAGCGAAAAATTTTACAAAATGTTTCTGTTTTTGATATTTACGAAGGCGATAAAATTGAAGAAGGTAAAAAATCCTATTCTGTAGCATTCTCATTGCAAGACAAAGACAAAACACTAGATGAAAAAACAATCGAAAAAACGATGCAAAGACTTATTGCTGCTTACGAAAAAGAAGTAGGTGCTTTGATTAGAAAGTAA